The window CGGTTGAAACGGTTTACTTCAGCGTTTTCCATGGTATACTCCTTTCGTAGGGGCGCCCATAATTGAGCACGGGCAGGAGTATACGCTTTTAATTATTCCGCCGCGAAGCGGCTTCGTTCAACAACACGTTGGTAAGGGACCGCAAGGGGCGCCCGTTTTTTGGCTCTTACCACATTATTTTATTAACGAGTTTCTGCGGGTGGTCCGTTCCCCTTGCGGCCCCACACCGTGGACGTTGGGGTTCTCTCTCTATAACGATCAAATCGCTTGACATAATGGTACCAAAGTAGTACTATAAATTATGCCAAGAAAAATACGCCAACTTATTAAAGATCTTGAAACTGCCGGATTTGCAAACCGAGGCGGAAAAGGTAGCCACCGAAATTTTTTTCATGAAAAAGGC of the Thermodesulfobacteriota bacterium genome contains:
- a CDS encoding type II toxin-antitoxin system HicA family toxin codes for the protein MPRKIRQLIKDLETAGFANRGGKGSHRNFFHEKGVAVTISGQLGDDAKPYQEKIVKKKIEEVQK